The proteins below are encoded in one region of Marinihelvus fidelis:
- a CDS encoding DUF3465 domain-containing protein, with amino-acid sequence MKILIKGMIFSLVLFVIGLVFSPTLKLAVFPDLDDTGLIQQAWNQRNSNVLVEVKARVVRIHPDIVDFETFQAFTVELDSGMTVRVHHNIDLAPRVPVSANAEIRLRGEYDWNPEGGLIHWTHNAENSERKGGWIEVNGRRFL; translated from the coding sequence ATGAAAATTCTGATCAAGGGAATGATCTTCTCACTGGTACTGTTCGTCATTGGCCTGGTCTTCAGCCCCACGCTGAAATTGGCCGTCTTTCCGGACCTCGACGACACCGGCCTGATCCAGCAAGCCTGGAACCAGCGCAACTCCAACGTCCTGGTCGAGGTCAAGGCCCGGGTCGTGCGCATTCACCCTGACATCGTTGATTTCGAAACCTTCCAGGCTTTCACCGTCGAACTGGACAGCGGCATGACTGTCCGCGTCCATCACAACATCGACCTGGCACCACGCGTCCCGGTCAGCGCAAACGCCGAAATCCGGCTGCGCGGCGAGTACGACTGGAACCCGGAAGGTGGCCTGATCCACTGGACCCATAACGCCGAGAACAGCGAACGCAAGGGCGGCTGGATCGAAGTCAACGGCCGCCGCTTCCTCTGA
- the acs gene encoding acetate--CoA ligase — MKKLHPVLPAARERALIDNDAYLAMYQQSVEDPEGFWTEQAGRLDWFKPFSRVKDVSWDADDLHVRWFDDGVLNACYNCVDRHLETRGDQTAILWEGDDPARDEAITYRQLHSRVSRMANVLKELGVVKGDRVTLYMPMIPEAAIAMLACARIGAAHSVVFGGFSPDALAGRIVDCESKLVITADEGLRGGRKVPLKANVDAAKSRPGVMDHLESVLVVRNTDAGVPMQDGVDHWLHEREADVADDCPCEPMGAEDPLFILYTSGSTGKPKGVLHTTGGYLLYAAYTHEIVFDYQDGDIYWCTADVGWITGHSYIVYGPLANGAITMMFEGVPNYPDYSRFWQVVDKHQVNICYTAPTAIRALMREGEGPVKATSRQSLRLLGSVGEPINPEAWEWYYNVVGEGRCPIVDTWWQTETGGIMISPLPGATDLKPGSATRPLPGIKPALLDADGNTLEGEAEGLLVITDSWPGQMRTVYGDHARFVKTYFSAFRNRYFTGDGCRRDKDGYYWITGRVDDVLNISGHRMGTAEVESALVAHKAVAEAAVVGYPHDIKGQGIYVYVTLNAGIEPTEELRAELRQWVRKEIGPIATPDLIQWAPGLPKTRSGKIMRRILRKIAENEYGNLGDTSTLADPDVVDDLIANRLNR, encoded by the coding sequence ATGAAAAAACTGCATCCCGTCCTGCCCGCCGCGCGCGAGCGCGCGCTCATCGACAACGACGCCTACCTGGCGATGTACCAGCAGTCCGTGGAGGACCCGGAAGGGTTCTGGACCGAGCAGGCCGGGCGCCTGGACTGGTTCAAGCCCTTCTCCCGGGTCAAGGATGTCAGCTGGGACGCCGATGACCTGCATGTGCGCTGGTTCGACGACGGCGTCCTGAACGCCTGCTACAACTGCGTCGACCGCCACCTGGAAACACGCGGTGACCAGACGGCCATCCTGTGGGAAGGCGACGACCCGGCACGCGACGAGGCCATCACCTACCGCCAGCTACACAGCCGCGTCAGCCGCATGGCCAACGTGCTGAAAGAACTGGGCGTTGTGAAAGGCGACCGCGTCACGCTGTACATGCCGATGATCCCCGAGGCTGCGATTGCCATGCTGGCCTGCGCGCGCATCGGCGCCGCGCACTCGGTGGTGTTTGGCGGCTTCTCACCGGACGCCCTGGCCGGGCGCATCGTCGACTGCGAGTCAAAGCTCGTGATCACCGCCGACGAAGGCCTGCGCGGTGGCCGCAAGGTGCCGCTGAAGGCCAATGTCGACGCGGCGAAATCGCGGCCCGGGGTCATGGATCACCTGGAATCGGTCCTGGTGGTCCGCAACACCGATGCCGGCGTGCCCATGCAGGACGGCGTCGACCACTGGCTGCACGAGCGCGAGGCCGATGTGGCCGACGACTGCCCCTGCGAGCCCATGGGCGCCGAGGACCCACTGTTCATCCTCTACACCTCCGGCTCCACCGGCAAGCCCAAGGGTGTGCTGCACACTACCGGCGGCTACCTGCTGTACGCGGCCTACACCCACGAGATCGTCTTCGATTACCAGGACGGCGATATCTACTGGTGCACCGCTGATGTGGGCTGGATCACCGGCCACAGCTACATCGTCTATGGCCCGCTGGCCAACGGCGCCATCACGATGATGTTCGAAGGCGTGCCCAACTACCCGGACTACAGCCGATTCTGGCAGGTCGTGGACAAACACCAGGTCAACATCTGCTACACCGCCCCGACCGCGATCCGCGCCCTGATGCGCGAAGGCGAGGGCCCGGTGAAAGCCACCTCGCGCCAGTCACTGCGGTTGCTGGGCAGCGTCGGCGAGCCGATCAACCCGGAAGCCTGGGAGTGGTACTACAACGTGGTTGGCGAGGGCCGCTGCCCGATCGTCGACACCTGGTGGCAGACCGAGACCGGCGGCATCATGATCAGCCCACTGCCCGGCGCCACCGACCTGAAACCCGGCTCCGCCACACGGCCGTTGCCGGGCATCAAGCCCGCCCTGCTGGATGCCGATGGCAACACGCTGGAAGGCGAAGCCGAAGGCCTGCTGGTGATCACCGACAGCTGGCCCGGCCAGATGCGCACCGTCTACGGCGACCACGCGCGCTTCGTCAAGACCTACTTCTCGGCCTTCAGGAACCGTTACTTCACCGGTGACGGCTGCCGTCGCGACAAGGACGGCTACTACTGGATTACGGGCCGCGTCGACGACGTGCTGAACATCTCCGGCCACCGCATGGGCACCGCCGAAGTCGAAAGCGCCCTGGTGGCGCACAAAGCCGTGGCCGAAGCCGCCGTGGTCGGCTACCCGCACGACATCAAGGGCCAGGGCATTTACGTCTACGTCACCCTGAACGCAGGCATCGAGCCGACCGAAGAATTGCGCGCGGAACTGCGCCAGTGGGTACGCAAGGAGATCGGCCCCATCGCCACGCCGGACCTGATCCAGTGGGCGCCCGGCCTGCCCAAGACCCGCTCGGGCAAGATCATGCGCCGTATCCTGCGCAAGATCGCCGAGAACGAATACGGCAACCTGGGTGATACCTCCACGCTGGCTGATCCGGACGTGGTGGACGACCTGATCGCGAACAGGCTGAACCGGTGA